CCTCCCGATCTCTACGCATTTCACCGCTACACCGGGAATTCTACCTTCCTCTCCTGCACTCTAGCCTGACAGTTCCGGATGCCGTTCCCAGGTTGAGCCCGGGGCTTTCACAACCGGCTTATCACGCCGCCTACGCGCGCTTTACGCCCAGTAATTCCGATTAACGCTCGCACCCTCCGTATTACCGCGGCTGCTGGCACGGAGTTAGCCGGTGCTTCTTCTGTGGGTGATGTCCTCCCTCGAAGGTATTAACCTCGAGGCTTTCTTCCCCACTGAAAGTGCTTTACAACCCGAAGGCCTTCTTCACACACGCGGCATGGCTGGATCAGGCTTTCGCCCATTGTCCAATATTCCCCACTGCTGCCTCCCGTAGGAGTTCGGGCCGTGTCTCAGTCCCGATGTGGCTGATCATCCTCTCAGACCAGCTACGGATCGCGGCCTTGGTGAGCCACTACCTCACCAACTAGCTAATCCGACATAGGCTCATCCGATAGCGCAAGGTCCGAAGATCCCCTGCTTTCTCCCGTAGGACGTATGCGGTATTAGCCTGAGTTTCCCCAGGTTATCCCCCACTACCGGGCAGATTCCTATGCATTACTCACCCGTCCGCCGCTCGACGCCTGGAAGCAAGCTTCCATCGTTTCCGCTCGACTTGCATGTGTTAGGCCTGCCGCCAGCGTTCAATCTGAGCCATGATCAAACTCTTCAGTTTAAGATCATAAGTGCTTGAAGCAGCACCAAACTTGGCTCAAGGTTCAAACGTTCTCAAATAGACCCGAAGATCTATGACGAGTCGCTTGCCTTGATGGTTCAATGATATGAATCACCGAGCCATCGACAAGCGCCCACATGAATTACCTGATCGATTGTTAAAGAGCGGCTTCGACTCTTTTGAGTGAAGCGTCTCGCTTGCTGCCAACCGAAGCGAACTCCGTGTCGTCAGCGCCCTGCGAGGAAGGCGTATTCTACCGTTTCGCCTGGCGGTGTCAAGCGCTGTTTGGCGAAGCGTGCTTGCCGTGACTGCTGACTGCCCCGCCCCTCGAGGCGGCTGCGAAACCGTGGCGGGCATTCTACCGAATGCGCGGTGATTGTCAATCGGAATGTTTCGAAGCGATGCGACCTGTTTCGAAAAATAATCCATGCAGAACAATCACTTCTGCCACTTCCACCGCCTGCAACGCTTGCTCGTCGCCGGCAGCGGATGCGTATTTTACGGCTTTCTCGGGCGGGGTGCAAGACCTTCGGATAAAAAGTTTCGAGAGCTTGAAGCCCTACTGACTTGTTACTTGAGCACGACCCGGGCGTAGCGCTTCTTGCCCGCCTGGATCACATAGCTCCGGCCGGTATCCAGCATGTGGTCACGCGCCACCGCCTCGCCATCGACCTTGACCCGGCCGTTGCCGAGCATATCCTTGGCCTGGGCACTGTTCTTGGTCAGCCCGGAGCGGTTGAGCACGGCAGCGATCGGTGCCTGGGCGCCGCCCTCGCAGTCCACCTCGATCTCCGGGAGATCCTCGGGGAGCTCGCCCTCGGCCAGCTGGTTGCCGGCGGAGCGATGGGCATTGGCCGCGGCTTCCTCGCCGTGGTAGCGACCGATCAGCTCACGGGCCAGCACCATCTTGATGTCACGCGGGTTGGCGCCCGCCTCCACGTCGCGCTTGAGCGCCTCGATCTCTTCATTGGGCTTGAGGGAGAGCAGCTCGAAGTAGCGCCACATCAGGCTGTCGGGCATCGAGACCAGCTTGTTGAACATCGCCCCCGGCGCCTCGTCGACGCCCACGTAGTTGCCCAGCGACTTGGACATCTTCTGCACGCCGTCGAGCCCCTCCAGCAGCGGCATGGTGATCACCACCTGGGGCTGCATGCCGAAGTGCTTCTGGATTTCGCGCCCCATCAGCAGGTTGAACTTCTGATCGGTGCCACCCAGTTCGACATCCGCCTTCAGGGCCACGGAGTCGTAGCCCTGGACCAGCGGATAGAGGAACTCGTGAATCGAGATCGACTGCCCGCCCCTGTAGCGCTTCTCGAAGTCGTCACGCTCGAGCATGCGAGCCACCGTGCTCTGCCCGGCCAGCTCAATCATGTCGGCGGCGCTCATGGCGGTAAACCACTCGGAGTTGAAGCGTACCTCGGTCTTCTCGGGGTCGAGGATCTTGAACACCTGCTCCTTGTAGGTCTGGGCGTTGGCCCTGACCTCCTCCACGGTGAGGGGCTTGCGAGTGACATTCTTGCCGGAGGGGTCGCCGATACGGCCGGTGAAGTCGCCGATCAGGAAGACGATCTCATGCCCCAGGTCCTGGAACTGGCGCATCTTGGTCAACAGCACGCTGTGGCCCAGGTGCAGGTCGGGGGCGGTGGGGTCGAAGCCCGCCTTGATGCGCAGCTTGCGCCCGGACGCCAGCTTCTTGACCAGCTCCTCCTCCAGCAGGATCTCCTGGGTTCCCCGCTTCAGCAGCGCCAGCGCGCTCGCCACATCGCTCATCGTCTCCTACTCCACGTATGTCAGGTTGCCCGGCCCCGGCGGGACCATCGAGTGGGTCAGGATGGTAGCATGAGTCGATGCGTCGCGCTGACGCCACTCTGCTCCGGGAGACCGCCATGCCTCTTTATATCGGCCTTATGTCCGGCACCAGCCTGGACGGCATCGATGCCGCCCTGGTAGAGATCGATGACACGCCGGCCGGCGAGCATCCCCGCCTGCTTGCCAGCCACGCCGAGCCGATGCCGGCAACCCTGCGAGCGCTGCTCTGGGAGCTGTGCCACGCCCAGCGCGCCAGCTTCGCCGACCTGGCGGCGGCCGAGGAGGCCTTCTGTCGGCTCCAGGCCCAGGCCGTGGCCGCACTGTTGGCCGCCGCTGAAACACCGCGGGAGGCAATAGCGGCAATCGGCAGCCATGGCCAGACCATCGAGCACGCTCCCTATGGACATGCAAATGGGGGCCATGCCAGCGGGCCCGCCTACACCCTGCAGCTCGACAACCCCAGCCGGCTGGCCGAGCTCACCAGGATCGCCGTGGTGGCCGACTTCCGCCGCCGCGACCTGGCGGCCGGCGGCCAGGCCGCCCCTCTGGCGCCGGCCTTCCACCAGGCGCTGTTCCGGGCCCCCCACGAATGGCGGCTGGTGCTCAACCTCGGCGGCTTCGCCAACCTGACCCTGCTGCCGCCGCATGAGGAGCCGCTGGCGCCGCTGGGCTTCGACTCGGGACCGGCCAACGCCCTGCTGGACGCCTGGCATGCACGCCACCGCGGCGCTGCCTTCGATGCCGACGGCGCCTGGGCCGCCTCGGGGCGAGTCGATGAGGCACTGCTGGCCCGCCTGCTGGAGGAGCCCTTCTTCCATCTGCCGCCACCGCGCAGCACCGGTCGCGAGCTCTTCCATCTCGACTGGCTGGAGAAACGGCTGAGCGGCGATGAAAGGCCCGAGGACGTGCAGGCAACCCTGGCAGAGCTGACGGCGACGAGCGTCGCCCTGGCGGTGGGGATGGCGCGGGAACGGCTCGCGGCTCCTCCCCCCGAGCGCCTGATCCCCTGCGGCGGCGGCGCCCACAATCGCGACCTGCTGGGGCGGCTGGCCCGCCGCCTGCCCGAGGCACGCCTGGCCGATGCCGCCGAATGGGGGTGGCCCGCCGACTGGCTGGAGGCAGGCGCCTTTGCCTGGCTGGCCCAGCGAAGACTGGCCGGGCTCCCGGGCAACCTGCAAAGCGTCACCGGCGCCGCCGGCCCCCGGGTGCTGGGAGGGGTCTACGCCGCCTGATCGCCGCCCTTCGGCAGCGGTTCAGAAGTCGTCGTCACGCCTCAGCGACAGCTGACTGGCGGCTTCCTTGGCCTGGCCTATCCCTTCGCTCTCTACCCCACCGCCATACTTGATCATCATGCGCAGGTCGTTGGCCGAGTCGGCATGCACCAGCGCCACCTCCTCGGAGATCTTGCCCGCCGAGAACAGGTCATAGAGGGCCTGATCGAAGGTCTGCATGCCGAGGTCCCGCGAACGGGACATGACGTTCTTGATCTCCGAGACCTCCCCCTTGCGCACCAGATCCCCGATCAGCGGCGACTTGAGCATGATCTCGATGGCCGGGCAGCGCCCGCCATCCAGGGTGGGCAGCAGCTGCTGAGCGACGATGGCGCGCAGGTTGAGCGACAGGTCGAGCCACACCTGGGCATGCCGTTCGATGGGAAAGAAGTTGATGATACGATCCAGCGCCTGGTTGGCATTGTTGGCGTGCAGCGTGGCCAGGCAGAGGTGACCAGTCTCGGCGAAGGTCAGCGCATGCTCCATGGTCTCGCGAGTACGCACCTCGCCGATCAGGATCACGTCCGGCGCCTGGCGCAGGGTGTTCTTCAGCGCCACCTCGAAGGATTCGGTGTCGATACCCACCTCGCGCTGGTTGATGATCGCCTTCTTGTGCGGATGCACGTACTCGATGGGGTCCTCGACGCTGATGATATGCCCCCCCAGGGTCTCGTTGCGCTGCTGGATCATCGACGCCAGGGTGGTCGACTTGCCGGTGCCGGTGCCGCCCACCACGAACACCAGGCCGCGCTTGTTGTTGGCCAGGTCGCCGAGCGTGGAGGGCAGCGACAGCTCCTCCAGATGGGGAATCTCGAAGCCGATGCGCCGGATCACCATGGCCTTCTGGTTGCGCTGCTGGAAGGCGCTGACACGAAAGCGCCCCTTGTTCTTGAGGCTAAGCGCGAAGTTGGCCTCGTGCTCGGCCTCGAAGCGCGCCATCGTCATCTCCGGAATGGTGGCGTTGACCAGTTCGTTGACCTGCTGAACGCTGAGCCCCTGCTCGCCCATGGGGATGAGCTTGCCGGCCATCTTGATGGTCGGCGGCGCCCCCACGGAGATCAACAGATCCGAGGCGTCCTTCTGCACCATGATGTCCAGCAGCTGGTTGAGCCACTCTTGAGCCGTCATGTCCCTGCTCCCTCTGTCTGTAGTGTCGTGCTGTCTCGCCCCGACTCGCTCAGATCATGCCCTTGGCCTTGGCCTGGGCCTCGTCACGTGCCACCACGTTGTCCGCCACCAGCTTGGCCAGGGCGGCATCGAGGGTCTGCATGCCCAGATTACCGCCGGTCTGAATGGCCGAGTAGATCTGAGCGACCTTGTCCTCGCGAATCAGGTTACGCACCGCCGCCGTGGCGACGAGGATCTCGTGGGCCGCCACCCGACCACCGCCCATGCGCTTGAGCAGGGTCTGGGAGATCACCGCCTGCAGCGACTCCGAGAGCATCGAGCGCACCATGGACTTCTCATCGCCGGGGAAGACGTCGATGATCCGATCGATGGTCTTGGCGGCGGAGGTGGTGTGCAGGGTGCCGAACACCAGGTGGCCGGTCTCGGCCGCGGTGAGCGCCAGGCGGATGGTCTCCAGGTCACGCAGCTCACCGACCAGGATGATATCCGGGTCCTCGCGTAGGGCACTGCGCAGCGCCGGGGCGAAGCCATGGGTATCGCGGTGTACCTCGCGCTGGTTGACCAGGCAGCGCTTGCTGCGGTGAACGAACTCCACCGGATCCTCGATGGTCAGGATATGCTCGTAGCGGTTGTCGTTGATGTAATCGATCATCGCCGCCAGGGTAGTGCTCTTGCCCGAGCCGGTAGGGCCGGTGACCAGCACCAGCCCACGTGGCAGCATGGAAAGTTGGCGGAATGTCTGCCCCATCCCCAGGTCCTCGAGAGTCAGCACCTCCGTGGGGATGGTCCGGAACACCGCCCCCGCGCCACGGGCCTGGTTGAAGACGTTGACACGGAAGCGCGAGATACCCGGCACCTCGAAGGAGAAGTCGGTCTCGAAGAACTCCTCGTAGTCGCGGCGCTGACGATCCGCCATGATGTCGTAGATCAGCTTACGGACCTCGCGATCCTCCATGGCCGGCACATTGAGCCGACGGATATCGCCATCCACGCGGATCATTGGCGGCAGGCCCGCCGAGAGATGGAGATCCGAGGCCTTCTGCTTTGCCGAGAACGCCAGCAGTTCGGTAATATCCATGCGTTTTCCCTGCTCCCGATGTGGTGCGTCTTGTGAGGTCCAGTATGACAGAGCTTGAGACATGACGGAGCCGGTGATCTCCGAATCCCTTGCCGCTGCCCGACAGCGCCTGGCCGATGCCCTGCAACAGGCTGGCCGCCCGGCGGCCGATGCGCGCCTGCTGGCGGTGAGCAAGACCAAGCCCGCAGCGATGATCCGCGAGGCATGGCACCTGGGCCAGCGTGACTTCGGCGAGAACTACGTCCAGGAGGCGCTGGACAAGCAAGCGGCACTGGCCGATCTCGAGGGTATCGTGTGGCATTTCATCGGCCCGCTGCAATCCAACAAGACCCGTGACGCCGCCGAGCACTTCGCCTGGGTACACAGCGTAGACCGCGTGAAGATTGCCCAGCGCCTCAACGATCAACGCCCCGAGGCGCTGCCCCCCCTGGAGGTCTGCCTGCAGGTCAATATCAGCGGGGAGGCATCGAAGTCGGGAGCGAGCCTCGACAGGCTGCCGGCCCTGGCCGCGGCGGTACTGGAGATGCCGCGCCTGCGCTTGCGTGGACTGATGGCGATCCCCGCCCCGGCCGAGGGGCTGGACGCCCAGCGCGCGCCTCTCGCCCGGCTGCGCCAGGCCCTCGAGGGGCTTCGCGAGCGCTTCCCCGAAGCGCCGCTGGACACCCTCTCCATGGGCATGAGCGACGACCTGGAGGCCGCCGTGCTGGAGGGTGCCACCCTGGTACGCCTGGGCACCGCCATCTTCGGGGCAAGACAGCGACACGCGTGACCCAACACCGCGGCCGCCAGCGGCGGCCGCCTTTTGCGAGTGACACAGGACATCCCCATGGCAAACCGAGTCACCTTCATCGGCGCCGGCAACATGGCCGGCGCCATCATCGGCGGCATGATCGACAGCGGTTTCGCCGCCGATGCCATCACCGCCACCTCCCCCGATGACGGCATGCTGGCCCCGCTGCGCGAGCGGCTGGGCATCCATACCAGCACCGACAATGCGGCGGCGGTGGCCGACGCCGACGTGGTGGTACTGGCGGTCAAGCCGCAGATCATGCACCAGGTGTGCGAGGACATGCGCGACGCCGTGCAGGCGCACCGGCCGCTGATCGTCTCGGTGGCCGCCGGCCTGTCCGCCGAGACCCTCGAGCGCTGGCTGGGCGGCGAGCTGGCGCTGGTGCGCTGCATGCCCAACACCCCCGCCCTGGTCGGCGCCGGGGCCGCCGGCCTCCATGCCAATACCCGGGTCAGCGAGGCGCAGCGCCGCCTGGCCAGCGAGCTGATGGAGGCCGTGGGACTGGTCGAGTGGGTCGACGACGAGGCCCTGCTCGATGCGGTCACCGCCGTCTCCGGCAGCGCCCCGGCCTATTTCTTCCTGATGCTCGAGGCCATGGAGGAGGCCGGCGCCAGCCTGGGGCTACCCGCCGATACCGCGCGTCGCCTGGCCATGCAGACCGCCTTCGGGGCGGCGAAGATGGCCATGGCCAGCGACAAGCCGCCGGCAGAACTCAAGCGCAACGTGATGTCGCCCGGCGGCACCACCGAACGCGCCATCGCGCATCTCGAGCAGGCCGGACTGCGCACCACCCTGGCCGAGGCCATGGAGGCTTGTGCGGCGCGTGCTCGTGAGATGGCCGACGAACTGGGCAAGAACTGAGCGATAGCGCACCCACGCGCCTCGCAACTTCACGCGAATTCTGAGGAGGGCCCTTATGGGCAGCCAACTGGGCAGCGCCGGCCTGATGCTGGTCAACACCCTGATCAATATCTATATCTTCCTGCTGATGCTGCGCTTCCTGCTGCAGGCATCCCGGGCCGACTACTTCAACCCCATCAGCCAGTCGGTGGTCAGGGTCACCCAGCCCGCGGTGCGCCCCTTCCAGAGCTTCCTGGGGCCGGTGATGGGCCGCTTCGACCTGGCCACCCTGGCCACCGGCCTGGTGATCAAGGCAGTCAGCATCGTACTCATCCTGCAGGTCGCCGGTTTCGGCATGCCCTCCATCACGGGCGTCGCCATCGCTGCCGTGGCGGCGCTGGCCAACGCCATTCTCAAGATCTACTTCTTCGCCCTGATCGTGATGATCATCCTCAGTTGGGTGGCCCCCAACGCCAGCCACCCGGGGGCGCTGCTGGTCATGCAGCTGCTGGAGCCGATCATGGCTCCGGTGCGCAAGGTGATCCCGCCGCTGGGCATGATCGACCTGTCGCCGATCTTCGTCTTCATCGCCATCAGCCTGATCGATGGTATCGTGGTGGCCTCGCTGACCCGCGCCGCCGGGGTCGCCGGGGCCCTGGTCGGGCTCTGATGGCAGTGGCGAATCACCCCCGCAACGACTGGACACGGAAGGACTGATGCCCAAGATCGCACGCGACTCGGTTGGCCTGGTGACGCCCCAGACGGCGCACTTCGACGACCCCCTGGACCTGGCCTGCGGCATGACGCTGCCGGCCTACGACCTCGTCTACGAGACCTACGGCACCCTCAACACCCAGCGCTCCAACGCCGTGCTGATCTGCCATGCGCTCTCCGGGCACCACCACGCCGCCGGCTATCACACCGCCGAGGAGCACAAGCCGGGCTGGTGGGATGCCCATATCGGCCCGGGCAAGTCCATCGACACCGAGCGCTTCTTCGTGGTCTCGCTCAACAACCTCGGCGGCTGCCACGGCAGCACCGGCCCGGCCAGCGTCAACCCGGAGACCGGGCGCCAGTGGGGCCCCGAGTTCCCGATGATGACCGTGGTCGACTGGGTCCACAGCCAGGCGCGCCTGGCCGACCGCCTGGGAATAGAGCGCTTCGCCGCGGTGATCGGCGGCAGCCTGGGCGGCATGCAGGCCCTGCAATGGACCCTGAGCTACCCGGAGCGAGTCGCCAGCGCCGCGGTCATCGCCGCCACCCCCAAGCTCTCGGCCCAGAACATTGCCTTCAACGAGGTCGCCCGCCAGGCGATCCGCTCCGACTCCGAGTTCCATGACGGCTGGTACGCCGAGCACGACGCCATCCCCCGGCGCGGCCTCAAGCTGGCGCGTATGGTGGGGCATATCACCTACCTCTCCGAAGACGCCATGGGCCACAAGTTCGGCCGCGACCTGCGCAGCGACGACCTCAATTTCGGCTTCGACGTGGAGTTCCAGGTGGAGTCCTACCTGCGCTACCAGGGCGACACCTTCTCCACCTCCTTCGACGCCAACACCTACTTGCTGATGACCAAGGCGCTGGACTACTTCGACCCGGCATCCCCTCATGGCGGCGACCTGGCCCGCGCCCTGGCCCCGGCGCAGTGCCCCTTCCTGGTGGTCAGCTTCACCACCGACTGGCGC
The Halomonas sp. H10-9-1 DNA segment above includes these coding regions:
- the tyrS gene encoding tyrosine--tRNA ligase; this encodes MSDVASALALLKRGTQEILLEEELVKKLASGRKLRIKAGFDPTAPDLHLGHSVLLTKMRQFQDLGHEIVFLIGDFTGRIGDPSGKNVTRKPLTVEEVRANAQTYKEQVFKILDPEKTEVRFNSEWFTAMSAADMIELAGQSTVARMLERDDFEKRYRGGQSISIHEFLYPLVQGYDSVALKADVELGGTDQKFNLLMGREIQKHFGMQPQVVITMPLLEGLDGVQKMSKSLGNYVGVDEAPGAMFNKLVSMPDSLMWRYFELLSLKPNEEIEALKRDVEAGANPRDIKMVLARELIGRYHGEEAAANAHRSAGNQLAEGELPEDLPEIEVDCEGGAQAPIAAVLNRSGLTKNSAQAKDMLGNGRVKVDGEAVARDHMLDTGRSYVIQAGKKRYARVVLK
- a CDS encoding anhydro-N-acetylmuramic acid kinase, with the translated sequence MPLYIGLMSGTSLDGIDAALVEIDDTPAGEHPRLLASHAEPMPATLRALLWELCHAQRASFADLAAAEEAFCRLQAQAVAALLAAAETPREAIAAIGSHGQTIEHAPYGHANGGHASGPAYTLQLDNPSRLAELTRIAVVADFRRRDLAAGGQAAPLAPAFHQALFRAPHEWRLVLNLGGFANLTLLPPHEEPLAPLGFDSGPANALLDAWHARHRGAAFDADGAWAASGRVDEALLARLLEEPFFHLPPPRSTGRELFHLDWLEKRLSGDERPEDVQATLAELTATSVALAVGMARERLAAPPPERLIPCGGGAHNRDLLGRLARRLPEARLADAAEWGWPADWLEAGAFAWLAQRRLAGLPGNLQSVTGAAGPRVLGGVYAA
- a CDS encoding PilT/PilU family type 4a pilus ATPase codes for the protein MTAQEWLNQLLDIMVQKDASDLLISVGAPPTIKMAGKLIPMGEQGLSVQQVNELVNATIPEMTMARFEAEHEANFALSLKNKGRFRVSAFQQRNQKAMVIRRIGFEIPHLEELSLPSTLGDLANNKRGLVFVVGGTGTGKSTTLASMIQQRNETLGGHIISVEDPIEYVHPHKKAIINQREVGIDTESFEVALKNTLRQAPDVILIGEVRTRETMEHALTFAETGHLCLATLHANNANQALDRIINFFPIERHAQVWLDLSLNLRAIVAQQLLPTLDGGRCPAIEIMLKSPLIGDLVRKGEVSEIKNVMSRSRDLGMQTFDQALYDLFSAGKISEEVALVHADSANDLRMMIKYGGGVESEGIGQAKEAASQLSLRRDDDF
- a CDS encoding type IV pilus twitching motility protein PilT, whose translation is MDITELLAFSAKQKASDLHLSAGLPPMIRVDGDIRRLNVPAMEDREVRKLIYDIMADRQRRDYEEFFETDFSFEVPGISRFRVNVFNQARGAGAVFRTIPTEVLTLEDLGMGQTFRQLSMLPRGLVLVTGPTGSGKSTTLAAMIDYINDNRYEHILTIEDPVEFVHRSKRCLVNQREVHRDTHGFAPALRSALREDPDIILVGELRDLETIRLALTAAETGHLVFGTLHTTSAAKTIDRIIDVFPGDEKSMVRSMLSESLQAVISQTLLKRMGGGRVAAHEILVATAAVRNLIREDKVAQIYSAIQTGGNLGMQTLDAALAKLVADNVVARDEAQAKAKGMI
- a CDS encoding YggS family pyridoxal phosphate-dependent enzyme; amino-acid sequence: MTEPVISESLAAARQRLADALQQAGRPAADARLLAVSKTKPAAMIREAWHLGQRDFGENYVQEALDKQAALADLEGIVWHFIGPLQSNKTRDAAEHFAWVHSVDRVKIAQRLNDQRPEALPPLEVCLQVNISGEASKSGASLDRLPALAAAVLEMPRLRLRGLMAIPAPAEGLDAQRAPLARLRQALEGLRERFPEAPLDTLSMGMSDDLEAAVLEGATLVRLGTAIFGARQRHA
- the proC gene encoding pyrroline-5-carboxylate reductase codes for the protein MANRVTFIGAGNMAGAIIGGMIDSGFAADAITATSPDDGMLAPLRERLGIHTSTDNAAAVADADVVVLAVKPQIMHQVCEDMRDAVQAHRPLIVSVAAGLSAETLERWLGGELALVRCMPNTPALVGAGAAGLHANTRVSEAQRRLASELMEAVGLVEWVDDEALLDAVTAVSGSAPAYFFLMLEAMEEAGASLGLPADTARRLAMQTAFGAAKMAMASDKPPAELKRNVMSPGGTTERAIAHLEQAGLRTTLAEAMEACAARAREMADELGKN
- a CDS encoding YggT family protein, which encodes MGSQLGSAGLMLVNTLINIYIFLLMLRFLLQASRADYFNPISQSVVRVTQPAVRPFQSFLGPVMGRFDLATLATGLVIKAVSIVLILQVAGFGMPSITGVAIAAVAALANAILKIYFFALIVMIILSWVAPNASHPGALLVMQLLEPIMAPVRKVIPPLGMIDLSPIFVFIAISLIDGIVVASLTRAAGVAGALVGL
- a CDS encoding homoserine O-acetyltransferase, producing the protein MPKIARDSVGLVTPQTAHFDDPLDLACGMTLPAYDLVYETYGTLNTQRSNAVLICHALSGHHHAAGYHTAEEHKPGWWDAHIGPGKSIDTERFFVVSLNNLGGCHGSTGPASVNPETGRQWGPEFPMMTVVDWVHSQARLADRLGIERFAAVIGGSLGGMQALQWTLSYPERVASAAVIAATPKLSAQNIAFNEVARQAIRSDSEFHDGWYAEHDAIPRRGLKLARMVGHITYLSEDAMGHKFGRDLRSDDLNFGFDVEFQVESYLRYQGDTFSTSFDANTYLLMTKALDYFDPASPHGGDLARALAPAQCPFLVVSFTTDWRFPPSRSRELVDALTRAGKPVSYANIDSSHGHDAFLMPEPRYQAVFAAFMSRVARDLGLEERP